From Bombus huntii isolate Logan2020A unplaced genomic scaffold, iyBomHunt1.1 ctg00000064.1, whole genome shotgun sequence, a single genomic window includes:
- the LOC126876110 gene encoding RRP12-like protein has product METIFGMIPASNAMLRKRLKNMNKAEEAKKKKKELRKLKKQENDEDAEFNAKRKPKSIEEILADSDDEFDEDMGNEESRKRKKRTSRKEAWIHENEEIVDLVDRAAARNISSKSRYFSKFD; this is encoded by the exons ATGGAAACAATTTTTGGCATGATTCCAGCTTCCAATGCGATGTTACgtaagagattaaaaaatatgaataaggcagaagaagcgaagaaaaagaaaaaagaattgaggaaattgaaaaaacaagaaaatgaCGAGGATGCTGAATTCAATGCAAAGAGAAAACCTAAAAG TATTGAAGAAATATTGGCGGATAGCGATGATGAGTTCGATGAAGATATGGGCAATGAAGAGtcaaggaaaaggaagaaaagaacatCGCGAAAGGAAGCCTGGATTCATGAGAATGAAGAGATCGTTGATCTCGTTGATCGTGCGGCTGCTCGAAATATATCAAGTAAGTctagatatttttcaaaattcgatTAG
- the LOC126876082 gene encoding RRP12-like protein encodes MKTYKDTINQITFMIHQALGYQYLEAWYHILHLIALLFQATGKARSPQLIEILKSLAELRDSYNFAWKNDAEYAIGAAIRVLGPETVLNLIPLKVSHNAINLKITWLLPLLKDCMLGGSHTFFTEALLPIVALCEKKATEHLYAGKLTNFSFTKSGLFYQNISKLLGTNLNERRNLRTSITSALRRLITKAVEGDKKEDIHELARFAKNYLPLFLNLYTTKPLGTDEEGQRFATFDTIRVYLTITDKELVHELFDRALFKLKEPDIDDFFKESIHDIIRLFINHTDINRLRTFYDMCVPLLKEISKTKEQKKAYRFLEEICGSGKETCKEFVVRDTKIINNNNPLLLKSQAKQRRNPTHLKDYVNMLMVGLSGAIENIQKYCTASLLALSSITYHYNGTVYFKLKSK; translated from the exons ATGAAAAC ATATAAGGACACTATCAATCAGATAACTTTTATGATCCATCAAGCATTAGGTTATCAATATTTGGAAGCTTGGTATCATATTCTTCATTTAATAGCCCTACTGTTTCAG GCAACTGGTAAAGCGAGAAGTCCGCAATTAATAGAGATATTAAAAAGTCTTGCTGAGTTACGTGATTCTTACAATTTTGCGTGGAAAAATGACGCTGAgtacgctattggagctgcGATAAGAGTGCTAGGACCGGAGACAGTATTAAATTTGATTCCATTAAAG GTATCACACAATgcgattaatttaaaaataacttGGCTACTACCATTATTGAAAGATTGTATGCTAGGTGGGTCACATACTTTCTTCACGGAAGCATTGCTACCTATCGTTGCATTGTGCGA aaaaaaagcAACCGAGCACCTGTACGCAGGAAAACTTACGAATTTCTCGTTTACCAAGTCTGGGCTATTTTACCAA AATATATCTAAACTGTTAGGaacaaatttaaatgaaagaaGGAATTTAAGGACGTCGATAACGTCTGCCTTACGAAGATTAATAACGAAAGCAGTCGAAGGCGacaaaaaagaagatataCACGAACTAGCTAGATTTGCAAAGAATTATTTACCATTGTTTCTAAATCTATACACTACTAAGCCACTTGGAACTGACGAAGAAGGACAACGCTTCGCCACGTTTGATACAATAAGA GTGTATCTTACAATTACGGATAAAGAATTGGTACACGAATTATTCGATCGTGCGTTATTTAAGTTGAAAGAACCTGATATCGAcgattttttcaaagaaaGTATTCACGATATAAtaagattatttattaatcataCTGACATTAATAGATTAAGGACGTTTTACGATATGTGTGTACCACTTCttaaagaaatttctaaaaccAAGGAACAGAAGAAAGCGTATAG GTTTTTAGAAGAGATATGTGGCAGTGGGAAGGAAACGTGTAAAGAGTTTGTAGTTCgagatacaaaaattattaataataataatcctCTGCTACTGAAGTCGCAAGCCAAGCAGAGGA GAAATCCTACACATCTTAAAGATTATGTTAATATGCTCATGGTTGGTTTGAGTGGTGCGatagaaaatatacaaaagtattgTACCGCATCCTTGCTGGCACTTTCTTCTATCACTTATCATTACAACGGTACAGTTTATTTCAAACTAAAGTCAAAATAA
- the LOC126876111 gene encoding RRP12-like protein: MSQAMDKKRKYNDSYNNVSVRSGSTLKYRAGGSGIHRPLKKSRTECIPGAEYKASKAGGDVKRKGKPNPYAYVPLSRAALNKR, translated from the exons ATGTCGCAAGCAATGGATAAAAAACGTAAATATAACGATAGTTATAATAACGTCAGCGTAAGGAGTGGATCCACATTAAAGTATCGAG CAGGAGGGTCTGGAATACATCGACCATTGAAAAAGTCAAGAACAGAATGTATACCAGGAGCGGAATATAAAGCATCAAAGGCTGGAGGTGATGttaaaaggaaaggaaaaccAAATCCATATGCTTATGTACCTTTGTCAAGAGCAGCATTAAACAAAAGGTAA
- the LOC126876083 gene encoding uncharacterized protein LOC126876083 translates to MTCWCWSRARHGVEPSASLAVACVIAEIKGLGQRVSPEKSEAMWFCRKADHGRPLAGYCLRLEGAEIGVGTRIKYLGLTLDSHWTVGAHFERLAPSVEATANASGCLLPWLGGPDVGVRRLYAGMVRSRLLYGAPIWAEDLMTNRHSLLAVRRLHRTVAIRVVRGLRTISAAAAAVLAEFPLFELQALRCREIYPHTRGLSGGIDPMGADVSVRARRALLDRWRASLDTRWGGPGIRVLGTVLPNWDAWLDDSGSPLTYRVTKVLTGHCCFGEYLYQIGKEATARCHHCNAIVDSAQHTLESIPAVARPGRPAPRHHRGNRMGPLAADDPRGVVGKREKKDGRDLLL, encoded by the coding sequence ATGACATGTTGGTGCTGGTCTAGGGCACGGCATGGGGTAGAACCGTCCGCCTCGCTAGCGGTGGCCTGCGTGATCGCCGAGATCAAGGGATTGGGACAGAGGGTGTCCCCTGAGAAGTCCGAGGCAATGTGGTTTTGCCGCAAGGCCGATCACGGGAGGCCTCTAGCTGGTTATTGTCTGAGGTTGGAGGGGGCTGAGATCGGGGTTGGAACAAGAATAAAGTATCTGGGTCTGACCCTCGACAGCCACTGGACCGTCGGCGCTCACTTCGAGCGCCTGGCACCGTCTGTTGAGGCGACGGCGAACGCCTCAGGATGTTTGCTACCTTGGCTGGGCGGGCCCGACGTCGGAGTGCGCCGGCTGTACGCCGGCATGGTGCGATCGAGGCTCCTCTACGGAGCTCCGATCTGGGCGGAGGATCTGATGACCAACCGTCACAGTCTCCTAGCGGTCAGGAGGCTGcacaggacggtggccatcaGGGTAGTGAGGGGCTTGCGTACCATTTCGGCGGCAGCAGCGGCGGTGCTCGCCGAGTTTCCCCTGTTCGAATTGCAGGCCCTGAGGTGTCGCGAGATTTATCCTCACACTCGGGGTCTGTCGGGCGGGATAGACCCGATGGGCGCCGACGTCAGCGTTCGGGCTCGGCGGGCTTTGCTTGACAGATGGCGCGCCAGCCTCGACACGAGATGGGGTGGGCCGGGGATAAGGGTCCTTGGGACCGTCCTTCCAAACTGGGACGCTTGGTTGGACGACAGCGGGTCTCCCCTGACCTACAGGGTGACGAAGGTGCTCACCGGACACTGTTGCTTCGGCGAGTATCTGTACCAAATCGGGAAAGAGGCGACCGCGCGTTGCCACCACTGCAATGCGATCGTGGATtcggcgcagcacacgctggaaAGTATTCCAGCAGTAGCCCGGCCTGGGCGGCCGGCGCCGCGACATCATCGTGGAAATCGGATGGGACCTCTCGCCGCCGACGATCCTCGAGGCGTTGTTGGCAAGCGAGAGAAGAAGGATGGCCGTGACCTCCTTCTGTGA